In the genome of Polaribacter atrinae, one region contains:
- a CDS encoding TrmH family RNA methyltransferase translates to MSISKNQFKLITSLSQKKYRQKHKLFIAEGIKVVQEILNSSFELETLFCTDDFSSDVSEEKIVRVSEADLKKISNLKTPNKALGIFKIPENKRDVNKGLTVALDAINDPGNLGTIIRLCDWFGVSELICSTDTVDCYNQKVVQASMGSLTRVSIRYVDLFKYLEETPKPTFIADMDGENVYKTSLPEQGILIMGNEANGVSDEIKNLITHKISIPRFGETQETESLNVATATAILLSEFKRSY, encoded by the coding sequence ATGAGTATCTCAAAAAATCAATTTAAATTAATAACAAGTTTATCTCAAAAAAAGTATAGACAAAAGCATAAATTATTTATAGCGGAAGGTATAAAAGTTGTGCAAGAAATCTTAAACTCTTCATTTGAACTTGAAACCCTTTTTTGTACGGATGATTTCTCTTCGGATGTTTCAGAAGAAAAAATAGTTCGTGTATCTGAAGCTGACTTAAAGAAAATTAGCAATTTAAAAACGCCAAATAAGGCTTTAGGTATCTTTAAAATCCCTGAAAATAAACGGGATGTAAATAAAGGTTTAACGGTGGCTTTAGATGCTATAAATGATCCGGGTAACTTAGGTACTATTATTCGATTATGTGATTGGTTTGGTGTATCTGAATTAATTTGTTCTACAGATACGGTAGATTGTTACAACCAGAAAGTAGTGCAAGCAAGTATGGGGTCTTTAACTAGGGTATCTATCCGTTATGTAGATTTGTTTAAATACTTAGAAGAGACCCCAAAGCCAACCTTTATAGCAGATATGGATGGTGAAAATGTTTATAAAACAAGTTTGCCAGAACAAGGTATTTTAATAATGGGAAATGAAGCAAATGGTGTTTCTGATGAAATAAAAAATTTAATTACTCATAAAATTTCTATTCCAAGGTTTGGAGAAACTCAAGAAACTGAAAGTCTGAATGTAGCTACAGCTACTGCAATTTTGTTGAGTGAATTTAAAAGAAGTTATTAG
- a CDS encoding porin family protein, protein MMSKKFIIFGFFLLTSIAFFAQRDKVEYLPTFDQRKIHYGFYLGLNQNDFKFSYNNKSGVPDANITVEPSAGFNVGLIADLRLHKNVNLRLEPGLMTNSKKLYFNHLSTPQDSVREVSSTYLHVPLIFKFSTDRYKNIRPYVLGGVSYNYNFSSNENNSDDNFANQFRMKTHNFMYEVGVGIDIYLYYFKFSPSIRGIFALPSEIKYDNPSSGTSPWTAPVNYMGTRGVFLSLAFE, encoded by the coding sequence ATGATGAGTAAGAAATTTATAATATTCGGTTTTTTCCTTTTAACTTCCATCGCTTTTTTTGCGCAAAGAGATAAGGTAGAATACCTACCTACTTTTGATCAAAGAAAAATACATTATGGTTTTTACCTTGGTTTAAATCAGAATGATTTTAAGTTTAGTTACAATAACAAATCCGGAGTACCAGATGCAAACATAACAGTAGAACCTTCTGCCGGTTTTAATGTTGGTTTAATTGCAGATTTACGTTTACATAAAAACGTTAACCTACGTTTAGAACCCGGTTTAATGACCAACTCTAAAAAACTATATTTCAACCACCTCTCTACCCCACAAGACAGCGTTAGAGAAGTAAGTTCTACTTATTTGCACGTCCCTTTAATCTTTAAATTTAGTACCGATAGATATAAAAACATTAGACCTTATGTGTTAGGAGGAGTTTCTTACAACTATAACTTTTCTAGTAATGAAAATAATTCTGATGATAATTTCGCGAATCAATTTAGAATGAAAACTCATAACTTTATGTATGAAGTAGGAGTTGGAATTGATATTTACTTATACTATTTTAAATTTTCTCCATCTATACGAGGAATATTTGCATTACCTAGTGAAATTAAATATGACAATCCTAGTAGTGGTACAAGCCCTTGGACAGCGCCTGTAAATTATATGGGGACTCGTGGTGTTTTTCTAAGTTTAGCTTTTGAGTAG
- the ubiE gene encoding bifunctional demethylmenaquinone methyltransferase/2-methoxy-6-polyprenyl-1,4-benzoquinol methylase UbiE, with protein sequence MSAEKINPYKDSKLGKKEQVAQMFDNISENYDGLNRVISLGIDVKWRKKVVKIVGKNNPKQILDIATGTGDLAIMMAALNPDRIVGLDISEGMLEVGNQKIAKANLSDKIEMVVGDSEEMPFPDNTFDAITVSFGVRNFANLNKGIKEIARVLKPTGVLVILETSNPTKFPFKQGYKLYTNLFLPVVGKLFSKDKVAYSYLSESANSFPFGEAFNNILQKNGFTHTEDTPVTFGVATIYTASK encoded by the coding sequence ATGTCAGCAGAAAAAATAAACCCTTACAAAGATTCTAAACTTGGAAAAAAAGAGCAAGTTGCTCAAATGTTTGATAATATTTCTGAAAATTACGATGGATTAAACAGAGTAATTTCTTTAGGAATTGATGTTAAATGGCGTAAAAAAGTGGTGAAAATTGTTGGGAAAAACAATCCAAAACAAATTTTAGACATCGCTACAGGTACAGGTGATTTAGCTATTATGATGGCAGCTTTAAACCCAGACAGAATTGTAGGTTTAGATATTTCTGAAGGAATGTTAGAAGTAGGAAATCAAAAAATTGCCAAAGCCAATCTATCTGATAAAATAGAAATGGTTGTTGGTGATTCTGAAGAAATGCCTTTCCCTGACAATACTTTTGATGCAATTACGGTTTCTTTTGGTGTTAGAAATTTCGCCAATTTAAACAAAGGTATTAAAGAAATCGCTAGAGTTTTAAAACCAACTGGTGTTTTAGTTATATTAGAAACCTCTAACCCTACAAAGTTTCCATTTAAACAAGGTTATAAATTATACACTAATTTGTTTTTACCAGTTGTAGGTAAATTATTTTCTAAAGATAAAGTGGCCTATTCTTATTTATCAGAATCTGCAAATTCTTTTCCTTTTGGAGAAGCTTTCAACAATATTTTACAAAAAAATGGGTTTACACATACAGAAGATACACCAGTAACTTTTGGAGTTGCTACAATTTATACTGCAAGTAAATAA
- a CDS encoding NifU family protein: MQDVKITIQETTNNTIIKFNTNQILINGGSYEYNNIDEAKNSPLAQQLFYLPFVKKIFITANFIAVQRYDILEWIDVQEEVKEQIEAYLKEDGVVVNESPASKKEAIEVYAEVTPNPSVMKFGSSKSLTQTDVEYKNIDEASKSSPLAQAIFNFPFVKEVFISDNYVSVTKYDMVEWSDVYAEVRTFIREYLVSGKTIIKELPTEEKSTSENKVAEPQVQLEGISAQISDILDEYIKPAVASDGGNIAFRSYDEENKVVRVVLQGACSGCPSSTATLKNGIESLLKEMLPNQINEVVAING, translated from the coding sequence ATGCAAGACGTAAAAATTACAATTCAAGAAACTACAAATAATACCATTATAAAATTTAATACCAATCAAATTTTAATAAATGGAGGAAGCTATGAGTATAATAATATAGATGAAGCTAAAAACTCACCTTTAGCTCAACAATTATTTTATTTACCTTTTGTAAAAAAGATTTTTATTACCGCAAACTTTATTGCCGTACAACGTTATGACATTTTAGAATGGATAGACGTACAAGAAGAAGTTAAAGAACAAATAGAAGCATACTTAAAAGAAGATGGTGTTGTTGTAAACGAATCTCCAGCTTCTAAAAAAGAAGCAATAGAAGTATATGCAGAAGTTACCCCAAACCCTTCTGTAATGAAGTTTGGAAGTAGCAAATCTTTAACACAAACAGATGTTGAATATAAAAACATAGATGAAGCAAGTAAATCATCACCTTTAGCACAAGCTATTTTTAACTTCCCTTTTGTAAAAGAGGTATTTATTTCTGATAATTATGTTTCTGTTACCAAATACGACATGGTAGAATGGAGTGATGTTTACGCAGAAGTAAGAACTTTTATACGTGAATATTTAGTTTCAGGAAAAACAATCATTAAAGAGCTACCTACAGAAGAAAAATCAACATCAGAAAATAAAGTAGCTGAGCCACAAGTACAATTAGAAGGAATTTCTGCACAAATTTCAGATATTTTAGACGAATATATTAAACCTGCAGTTGCAAGTGATGGAGGAAACATAGCTTTCCGTTCTTATGATGAAGAAAACAAAGTAGTTCGTGTAGTCCTACAAGGTGCATGCAGTGGTTGCCCATCTTCTACCGCTACTTTAAAAAACGGAATAGAAAGTTTATTAAAAGAAATGTTACCAAATCAAATTAACGAGGTAGTAGCAATTAACGGATAA
- a CDS encoding OmpP1/FadL family transporter, which yields MKKIIAIAFLLTATAMSYAQSLGYQDLGILFSKNDDNGSARFTSMSGAFGALGGDVSAMSINPAGISVFNNSAFTGTLNSRNSDISASYGDANFNDRKKTTANNKFFNLSHAGAVLVFDSAYKSDWNKFTIGFNYRITKDFENSFSAQGNEAVTRFDTNPRDPNTIYNFTDGQLYDTNYNGETTELNIAFSSVHQNKLYVGLGLNFYDLNFTQKSVLTELNSDEDGNILDVELYQENFTTGTGFSANAGFIYKVNQSFRFGLAYQTPTWYTEILQDTNYNQDSNIDVGETAFFPDEVFSFSEYNDRQLISYKLKTPSKLTASAAFIFGKDGLISIDYINRNYQNIKLSNGNFTVENDFFESNLKNTHSFNIGTEWRLDRFSVRGGYKFEQAPDEFALDSDNLKGYSLGAGYNFGNIKLDLSFSDNSRTSVYNFYSNLNTNVNPAELQIDNKTITASISINL from the coding sequence ATGAAAAAAATTATAGCAATAGCTTTCTTATTAACAGCAACAGCTATGTCTTACGCTCAATCTTTAGGTTACCAAGATTTAGGTATTTTGTTTTCTAAAAATGACGACAATGGTTCTGCTCGATTTACGTCTATGAGCGGTGCTTTTGGAGCTTTAGGAGGAGATGTTTCTGCAATGAGTATTAACCCAGCAGGTATTTCGGTCTTTAATAATAGTGCTTTTACAGGAACATTAAATTCTAGAAATTCAGATATTTCTGCAAGTTATGGAGACGCCAACTTTAATGATAGAAAAAAAACAACAGCTAATAATAAATTTTTTAACCTTTCTCACGCTGGTGCAGTATTAGTTTTTGATAGTGCCTACAAATCTGATTGGAATAAATTTACAATTGGTTTTAATTATAGAATTACTAAAGATTTTGAAAATAGTTTCTCTGCACAAGGTAATGAAGCTGTTACTAGATTTGACACAAATCCACGTGATCCAAACACTATATACAATTTCACAGATGGTCAGCTATACGATACAAATTACAACGGAGAAACAACAGAGTTAAACATCGCTTTTTCATCAGTACACCAGAACAAGCTATACGTCGGTTTAGGTCTTAATTTCTATGATTTAAACTTCACTCAAAAATCTGTTTTAACTGAATTAAATAGCGATGAAGACGGTAATATTCTAGACGTAGAGTTATATCAAGAAAATTTCACAACAGGAACAGGCTTCTCTGCAAATGCCGGTTTTATTTATAAAGTGAATCAAAGTTTTAGATTTGGCTTAGCTTACCAAACACCAACTTGGTATACAGAGATCTTACAAGACACAAACTACAATCAAGATAGTAATATTGATGTTGGAGAAACAGCTTTTTTTCCTGATGAAGTTTTTTCCTTTTCAGAATATAATGATCGTCAACTTATATCTTATAAACTAAAAACACCTAGTAAATTAACAGCAAGTGCTGCTTTTATTTTTGGAAAAGATGGTTTAATAAGTATCGATTATATCAACAGAAACTATCAAAACATAAAATTATCTAACGGGAATTTTACAGTTGAAAATGATTTTTTTGAGAGTAATTTAAAGAACACGCATTCTTTTAACATAGGTACAGAATGGCGTTTAGATAGATTTAGTGTAAGAGGTGGTTATAAATTTGAGCAAGCCCCTGACGAATTTGCTTTAGACTCAGATAATTTAAAAGGATACTCTTTAGGAGCAGGTTACAACTTTGGTAATATAAAACTAGACCTTTCTTTTAGTGACAATAGTAGAACAAGCGTTTATAACTTTTATTCAAACCTTAACACAAACGTAAATCCTGCAGAATTACAAATAGACAATAAAACAATAACAGCTTCGATTTCTATAAATCTATAA
- the proS gene encoding proline--tRNA ligase translates to MSKHLTKRADDYSKWYNELVVKADLAENSAVRGCMVIKPYGFAIWEKMQAELDRMFKETGHENAYFPLFVPKSLFEAEEKNAEGFAKECAVVTHYRLQNDPDNPGKLRVDPEAKLEEELVVRPTSEAIIWNTYKGWIQSYRDLPLLINQWANVVRWEMRTRLFLRTAEFLWQEGHTAHATKAEAITESRQMQDVYATFAENFMAMPVVKGVKSDSERFAGADETYTIEALMQDGKALQAGTSHFLGQNFAKAFDVKFTSKEGKKEYVWATSWGVSTRLIGGLIMTHSDDLGLVLPPKLAPIQVVIVPIYKGEEQLDAISEKMNVIVKELRSKGISVKFDTRDTYRPGAKFAEYELKGVPVRIAVGNRDLENGTLEIARRDTLEKQIVAQDDTVSFIENLLVEIQDNLFNKAIAFRKEHTTVVDDFKEFKSAIKNKGGFVSAHWDGTEETEDRIKEYTKATIRCIPNDAKEEVGVCVLTGKPSSRRVLFAKAY, encoded by the coding sequence ATGAGTAAACATTTAACAAAAAGAGCAGACGATTATTCCAAGTGGTATAACGAGTTAGTAGTGAAAGCAGATTTAGCTGAAAATTCTGCCGTTAGAGGTTGTATGGTTATTAAACCCTATGGTTTTGCTATTTGGGAAAAAATGCAAGCAGAATTAGATAGAATGTTTAAAGAGACTGGGCATGAGAATGCGTATTTTCCATTGTTTGTGCCTAAAAGTTTGTTTGAAGCAGAAGAAAAAAATGCGGAAGGTTTTGCAAAAGAATGTGCTGTAGTTACACATTATCGTTTGCAAAATGACCCTGATAATCCTGGTAAATTAAGAGTAGATCCAGAAGCTAAATTAGAAGAAGAATTAGTAGTTAGACCAACTTCTGAAGCAATTATTTGGAACACATATAAAGGTTGGATTCAGTCTTATAGAGATTTACCTTTATTAATAAATCAATGGGCAAATGTTGTGCGTTGGGAAATGCGTACGCGATTATTTTTGCGTACAGCAGAATTTTTGTGGCAAGAAGGGCATACTGCGCATGCAACAAAAGCAGAAGCAATTACTGAGTCTAGACAAATGCAAGATGTGTATGCAACGTTTGCAGAAAACTTTATGGCAATGCCAGTGGTAAAAGGTGTAAAATCTGATAGCGAGCGTTTTGCTGGTGCGGATGAAACTTACACTATTGAGGCTTTAATGCAAGATGGAAAAGCTTTACAAGCAGGTACTAGTCATTTTTTAGGTCAGAATTTTGCAAAAGCATTTGATGTTAAGTTTACTTCTAAAGAAGGGAAAAAAGAATATGTTTGGGCAACGTCTTGGGGAGTTTCTACTCGTTTGATAGGTGGTTTAATTATGACACATTCTGATGATTTAGGTTTGGTATTACCACCTAAGTTAGCACCTATTCAAGTTGTAATTGTACCTATTTACAAAGGGGAGGAGCAATTAGATGCTATTTCTGAGAAGATGAATGTAATTGTAAAAGAATTGCGATCAAAAGGAATCTCTGTTAAGTTTGATACTAGAGATACATATAGACCAGGGGCAAAATTTGCAGAATACGAACTAAAAGGAGTTCCTGTTAGAATTGCAGTTGGAAATAGAGATTTAGAAAACGGAACTTTAGAGATTGCAAGAAGAGATACTTTAGAAAAACAAATCGTTGCACAAGATGATACTGTTTCTTTTATTGAAAACTTATTAGTAGAAATTCAAGATAATTTATTTAACAAGGCAATTGCTTTTAGAAAAGAACATACAACTGTTGTAGATGATTTTAAAGAATTTAAAAGCGCAATAAAAAATAAAGGAGGTTTTGTTTCCGCTCATTGGGATGGTACAGAAGAAACAGAAGACAGAATAAAAGAATATACCAAGGCTACCATTAGATGTATACCTAATGACGCTAAAGAAGAGGTAGGGGTTTGTGTTTTAACAGGGAAACCTTCTTCTAGAAGGGTTCTTTTTGCGAAAGCATATTAA
- the rpsT gene encoding 30S ribosomal protein S20: protein MANHKSALKRIRSNETKRLRNKYQHKTTRNAVRDLRSVEDKKDAEEKLVKVISMLDKLAKTNIIHKNKAANLKSKLTKHVAAL from the coding sequence ATGGCAAATCACAAGTCAGCATTAAAGAGAATTAGAAGTAACGAAACTAAAAGGTTACGTAATAAATATCAGCATAAAACTACTCGTAATGCTGTAAGAGATTTACGTTCTGTAGAAGATAAGAAAGATGCAGAAGAAAAATTAGTAAAAGTTATTTCTATGTTAGATAAATTAGCAAAAACTAATATTATCCATAAAAATAAAGCGGCTAATTTAAAATCTAAATTAACAAAGCACGTAGCTGCATTGTAA
- the rpsT gene encoding 30S ribosomal protein S20, translating into MANHQSALKRIRSNEAKRLRNKYQHKTTRNAVRDLRAAEDKTDAETKLGKVISMLDKLAKNNIIHKNKAANLKSKLTKQVAAL; encoded by the coding sequence ATGGCAAATCATCAGTCAGCATTAAAGAGAATTAGAAGTAACGAAGCTAAAAGGTTACGTAACAAATATCAGCATAAAACTACACGTAATGCTGTAAGAGATTTACGTGCTGCGGAAGATAAAACTGATGCAGAAACTAAATTAGGTAAGGTTATTTCTATGTTAGATAAGTTAGCTAAGAATAACATTATTCACAAAAATAAAGCTGCTAATTTAAAATCTAAATTAACAAAGCAGGTTGCTGCATTGTAA
- the rodA gene encoding rod shape-determining protein RodA: MRQERNNIFAEIDWLLVFLFAILVGFGWMNIYAASKTEDNIQILDFSTNYGKQILWIILSVPLIVIILFFNSKFYEKYSSIFYIISLIMLMLLFPLGKEINGAKSWFNFGGMSLQPSEFVKAFTALAVAKLLSDRQYNLSLIKNQIKAFIIIFTPAVLITLQPDAGSALIYLAFFFVLNREGLTLNYIILGTLAIVIFISTIFFGFASVLITLLSLITIAVGYAIYRGGKRFFRFNWYKVLALYIVTTLFVFGTNFTYNNIFKQHHRDRFEVLLGLKTDKKNIGYNSHQSELTISSGGWTGKGFLKGDITKGDFVPEQHTDYIFSTIGEEWGFLGSSIVIILFMLMMYRIVYLSETHSNKFGRIYGYSVASILFFHVIVNIGMVIGLLPTVGIPLPFFSYGGSSLWGFTILLFIFIRLDAHKHYDW; this comes from the coding sequence TTGCGCCAAGAACGAAATAACATTTTTGCTGAGATAGATTGGCTTTTAGTTTTCTTATTTGCTATTCTTGTCGGTTTTGGCTGGATGAATATATATGCTGCATCCAAAACTGAAGACAATATACAGATATTAGATTTTTCTACTAATTATGGTAAACAAATTCTTTGGATTATTTTAAGTGTTCCATTAATTGTGATCATTCTTTTTTTTAATTCTAAATTTTACGAGAAATATTCAAGTATATTTTACATAATTTCTTTGATTATGTTAATGCTTTTATTTCCACTTGGTAAAGAAATAAATGGCGCAAAATCTTGGTTTAACTTTGGAGGTATGAGTTTACAACCATCTGAATTTGTAAAAGCATTTACAGCACTCGCAGTTGCCAAGCTTTTAAGTGATAGGCAATACAATTTGAGCTTAATTAAGAACCAAATTAAGGCTTTTATAATTATTTTTACTCCAGCAGTGCTAATTACCTTGCAACCAGATGCAGGTTCCGCCTTAATTTACTTAGCGTTTTTCTTTGTTCTAAACAGAGAGGGATTAACCCTAAATTACATAATTTTGGGTACTTTGGCTATCGTTATTTTTATTTCAACTATTTTCTTCGGATTTGCTTCCGTATTAATTACCCTATTATCATTAATTACAATAGCTGTTGGTTATGCCATTTATAGAGGAGGAAAAAGATTTTTTCGCTTTAATTGGTACAAAGTATTAGCCTTGTATATAGTTACTACACTCTTTGTATTTGGAACAAACTTTACTTATAATAATATTTTTAAACAACACCACAGAGATCGTTTTGAAGTATTATTAGGCCTAAAAACGGATAAAAAGAATATTGGATACAATTCACATCAATCAGAATTAACAATCAGCTCTGGTGGTTGGACAGGTAAAGGTTTTTTAAAAGGTGATATTACTAAGGGAGATTTTGTACCAGAGCAACACACCGATTATATTTTTAGTACGATTGGAGAAGAATGGGGGTTCTTAGGAAGTAGCATTGTTATTATTCTTTTTATGTTGATGATGTATAGAATAGTTTACCTATCGGAAACACATAGCAATAAGTTTGGACGAATATATGGCTACAGTGTAGCGTCTATTCTCTTTTTTCATGTTATTGTAAATATAGGAATGGTTATAGGATTACTACCAACTGTTGGTATACCTCTACCCTTTTTTAGCTACGGAGGCTCATCACTTTGGGGCTTTACAATCTTACTCTTTATATTTATAAGATTAGATGCACATAAGCATTACGATTGGTAA
- the mrdA gene encoding penicillin-binding protein 2: MQRSFLLYFLITFVGIIFIGRLFQLQVVRGASYDPIHNSAVKTEYDYPERGYVYDRNGKLLVANQLSYDVMVQPNQVKPLDTIEFCNLLKIDKDDFLKRFKKANNYAPYLPSVFLKQLAKEDFAFLQEKLHKYTGFYIQKRIIRKYPINAAANVLGYIGEVNETLAKENAYYQPGELIGKDGIERQYEDYLRGTKGKKYLQRNNLNKVTGAYLDGKYDTLPENGKDLTLTLDIELQLYAQKLMSGKRGGIVAIEPSTGEILALVTAPSYDPNMLVGRKRSKNSTILFNDTISKPSYDRGLLATYAPGSPFKMMNALIGLQEGVITEDTGFRCNHGFRYGSRAGAFMGCHCGITGRPVQLKAAIARSCNTYFSQTYKKIIEKNNKPSEGLDTWHNHIASFGLGNYLGYDLPAGSPGLIPTGKYYDDIYRYSWNGSTTISNAIGQGEVLTTPIQLANFTAVIANRGYFYTPHVLKEVNKNPIKDSVYTIAKKTTIDKKYFSPVVEAMHEVFKTGTGRFNQVEGIEICGKTGTAENFARIDGQKIQLPDHSILVAFAPKENPKIAIAIFVENGGYGSTIAAPITSLLIEKYINGSISKENKYREQRMLDLNLEDIYAKLNQKQQ; the protein is encoded by the coding sequence ATGCAAAGAAGTTTTTTACTCTATTTTTTAATCACATTTGTCGGGATCATTTTTATTGGAAGGCTATTTCAATTACAGGTAGTTAGAGGCGCTAGCTATGACCCTATTCATAATTCTGCTGTAAAAACAGAATATGATTATCCAGAGAGAGGTTATGTTTATGATAGAAACGGTAAACTTTTAGTAGCAAATCAACTTTCTTATGACGTAATGGTGCAACCAAACCAGGTGAAACCATTAGATACTATTGAGTTTTGTAATCTTTTAAAAATAGACAAAGATGATTTTTTAAAAAGATTTAAAAAAGCGAACAATTATGCTCCTTATTTACCTTCTGTTTTTTTAAAACAATTGGCAAAAGAAGATTTTGCTTTTCTTCAAGAAAAATTACATAAATACACTGGATTCTATATTCAGAAAAGAATCATTAGAAAATATCCTATAAATGCTGCTGCAAATGTACTTGGTTATATTGGAGAAGTAAACGAAACTTTAGCAAAGGAAAATGCCTACTATCAACCTGGTGAGTTAATTGGAAAAGATGGAATTGAAAGACAGTATGAAGATTATCTAAGAGGTACTAAAGGAAAAAAATACCTACAAAGAAACAACCTAAATAAAGTTACAGGTGCTTATTTAGATGGTAAATATGATACTTTACCTGAAAATGGAAAAGACTTAACTTTAACCTTAGATATAGAGCTACAACTATATGCTCAAAAACTAATGTCTGGTAAAAGAGGTGGAATTGTAGCTATAGAACCATCAACCGGAGAAATCTTAGCACTGGTAACTGCTCCATCCTACGACCCAAATATGTTAGTTGGTAGAAAGCGATCTAAAAACTCTACCATTCTATTTAACGACACTATAAGTAAACCTTCTTATGACAGAGGTTTATTAGCAACTTATGCTCCTGGTTCTCCATTTAAAATGATGAATGCATTAATTGGTCTTCAAGAAGGTGTAATTACAGAGGATACAGGTTTTAGATGTAATCACGGGTTTAGATACGGTAGCAGAGCAGGTGCTTTTATGGGATGCCATTGCGGAATTACAGGAAGGCCAGTACAACTAAAAGCAGCCATTGCTAGATCTTGTAACACTTACTTTTCTCAAACCTATAAGAAAATTATAGAAAAAAACAATAAACCATCAGAAGGTTTAGACACTTGGCATAATCATATTGCCAGTTTTGGTTTAGGTAATTATTTAGGGTATGATTTACCTGCTGGAAGTCCTGGTTTAATACCTACCGGAAAATATTATGATGATATTTATAGATATTCTTGGAATGGTTCCACCACCATATCTAACGCAATTGGTCAAGGAGAAGTTTTAACAACACCTATTCAGCTAGCTAATTTTACAGCAGTAATTGCCAACAGAGGGTATTTCTATACACCACACGTATTAAAAGAAGTGAATAAAAATCCTATTAAAGATTCTGTATATACAATTGCAAAAAAAACAACGATAGATAAAAAGTATTTTTCTCCAGTAGTTGAAGCAATGCACGAAGTATTTAAGACAGGAACAGGGAGATTTAATCAAGTAGAAGGTATTGAAATTTGTGGAAAAACCGGAACTGCAGAAAACTTTGCTAGAATAGACGGTCAAAAAATTCAACTGCCAGATCATTCAATTCTAGTAGCATTTGCGCCTAAAGAAAACCCAAAAATAGCAATAGCAATTTTTGTTGAAAATGGTGGATATGGATCTACAATCGCTGCTCCAATTACCAGTTTACTTATAGAAAAGTATATAAACGGCAGTATATCTAAAGAAAACAAATATAGAGAACAAAGAATGTTAGACTTAAATTTAGAAGATATTTACGCTAAATTAAATCAAAAACAACAATAA
- the mreD gene encoding rod shape-determining protein MreD codes for MNKSINQILSFVFLLFLQVLVLNNINFLGHINPYLYISFVILYPLNEKRYSFLFISFLLGLFVDFFSDSGGIHAFATLFIAYIRLFFVNVYFRKIPADYPFFSLKSESFGKVFNYVVTLTIIHHLIYFSFANFSFQNLSMVFLNTLYSSVFTLILFFLGTYIFTKSE; via the coding sequence ATGAATAAAAGTATAAATCAAATTTTATCTTTTGTATTCTTGCTTTTTTTGCAAGTGCTAGTTCTAAATAATATAAATTTTTTAGGGCATATAAACCCATATCTTTATATAAGCTTTGTTATTCTATACCCTTTAAATGAAAAAAGATATTCTTTTCTTTTTATAAGTTTTCTTCTAGGATTATTTGTTGATTTCTTTTCAGATTCTGGAGGAATACATGCATTTGCAACTTTATTTATTGCTTATATCAGGTTGTTTTTTGTGAATGTATATTTTAGAAAAATACCCGCAGATTATCCTTTTTTCAGTTTAAAATCAGAATCTTTTGGTAAAGTTTTTAACTATGTTGTAACTTTAACAATTATACACCACCTTATTTATTTTTCTTTTGCTAATTTTAGTTTTCAAAATTTATCTATGGTTTTTTTAAACACATTATATTCTAGTGTTTTTACATTGATTTTATTTTTTCTCGGAACTTATATTTTTACTAAAAGCGAATAA